A part of Antechinus flavipes isolate AdamAnt ecotype Samford, QLD, Australia chromosome 6, AdamAnt_v2, whole genome shotgun sequence genomic DNA contains:
- the ABCE1 gene encoding ATP-binding cassette sub-family E member 1 has product MADKLTRIAIVNHDKCKPKKCRQECKKSCPVVRMGKLCIEVTPQSKIAWISETLCIGCGICIKKCPFGALSIVNLPSNLEKETTHRYCANAFKLHRLPIPRPGEVLGLVGTNGIGKSTALKILAGKQKPNLGKYDDPPDWQEILTYFRGSELQNYFTKILEDDLKAIIKPQYVDQIPKAAKGTVGSILDRKDETKTQAIVCQQLDLTHLKERNVEDLSGGELQRFACAVVCIQKADIFMFDEPSSYLDVKQRLKAAITIRSLINPDRYIIVVEHDLSVLDYLSDFICCLYGVPSAYGVVTMPFSVREGINIFLDGYVPTENLRFRDASLVFKVAETANEEEVKKMCMYKYPGMKKKMGEFELAIIAGEFTDSEIMVMLGENGTGKTTFIRMLAGRLKPDEGGEVPVLNVSYKPQKISPKSTGSVRQLLHEKIRDAYTHPQFVTDVMKPLQIENIIDQEVQTLSGGELQRVALALCLGKPADVYLIDEPSAYLDSEQRLMAARVVKRFILHAKKTAFVVEHDFIMATYLADRVIVFDGIPSKNTLANSPQTLLAGMNKFLSQLEITFRRDPNNYRPRINKLNSIKDVEQKKSGNYFFLDD; this is encoded by the exons GAAAACTATGCATAGAGGTTACACCACAGAGCAAAATCGCATGGATTTCTGAAACACTTTGCATTGGTTGTGGTATATGTATTAAG AAATGCCCTTTTGGAGCTTTGTCAATCGTCAATTTACCTAGCaacctagaaaaggaaacaacGCATCGATATTGTGCCAATGCCTTCAAACTTCACAG GTTGCCTATCCCTCGTCCAGGTGAAGTTTTGGGATTAGTTGGAACTAATGGTATTGGAAAATCAACTGCCTTGAAAATTTTAGCAGGAAAGCAAAAACCAAACCTTGGAAAATATGAT gatcCACCAGATTGGCAAGAAATCTTGACTTATTTTCGAGGATCTGAGTTGCAAAACTATTTTACCAAGATTCTAGAAGATGATCTAAAAGCGATTATCAAGCCTCAATATGTGGACCAGATTCCTAAAGCTGCAAAG GGCACTGTGGGTTCTATTTTAGACCGGAAGGATGAAACAAAGACACAAGCTATTGTGTGTCAGCAGCTtg aCTTAACCCATCTCAAAGAACGAAATGTTGAGGACCTCTCTGGAGGAGAGTTGCAAAGATTTGCTTGTGCTGTTGTTTGCATACAGAAAGCAGATAT tttCATGTTTGATGAACCTTCTAGCTACCTAGATGTTAAGCAGCGGCTAAAGGCTGCCATTACTATACGATCACTAATAAATCCTGATAG ATATATCATTGTTGTGGAGCACGACCTAAGTGTTTTAGATTATCTCTCTGACTTCATCTGCTGTTTGTACGGAGTGCCAAGTGCTTATGGTGTTGTCACTATGCCTTTTAGTGTAAGAGAAG gtataaatattttcttagatgGTTACGTTCCTACAGAAAACTTAAGATTTAGAGATGCATCACTGGTTTTTAAAGTGGCTGAGACAGCAAATGAGGAAGAAGTGAAAaagatgtgtatgtataaatatccaggaatgaagaaaaagatggGCGAATTTGAGCTTGCAATCATTGCCGGAGAATTCACAGACTCTGAAATCATGGTGATGCTAGGAGAAAATG GTACTGGTAAAACTACATTCATCAGAATGCTTGCTGGCCGACTTAAACCTGATGAAGGAG ggGAGGTACCAGTTCTAAATGTCAGCTATAAGCCACAGAAGATCAGTCCCAAATCAACA GGAAGTGTACGCCAGTTACTACATGAGAAGATACGAGATGCTTATACTCACCCACAATTTGTCACTGATGTAATGAAGCCTTTGCAGATTGAAAATATCATAGATCAAGAG GTACAGACATTATCTGGTGGTGAGTTACAACGAGTTGCTTTAGCTCTTTGTCTGGGCAAACCTGCTGATGTCTATTTAATTGATGAACCATCTGCATACTTGGATTCTGAGCAGCGTCTAATGGCAGCCAGAGTTGTCAAACG tttcatTCTCCATGCAAAAAAGACAGCCTTTGTGGTAGAACATGACTTTATCATGGCCACCTATCTAGCGGATCGGGTCATCGTTTTTGATGGCATTCCATCTAAGAACACACTCGCAAACAG tcctCAAACCCTTTTGGCTGGTATGAATAAATTTTTGTCTCAGCTTGAAATTACTTTCAGAAGAGATCCAAACAACTACAGGCCAAGAATAAATAAACTTAATTCAATCAAG